The DNA region TTACTCGACGCATGGCCAAGAGTATGTTCTCAAGGGATTGAAGTTGATGATGGATGAGGCACTGATTCCTCCGTCGGAAGAATAGGGGTTTTCCGATTCGATGCAACTCTTGCCGGATGTTCGGAAATACGGCGAAGATGGCGAGTATCGGGCTCAGATATGGAAGAGAGCCGTGAAAGgatactaataaaaaattaaaataaaataaaaacaaaaggtaataaaaattataaaaattaaaaattaaaaaacgaGACACATGTCCATCCGAGAATGATCAACATGCTAAACAGGTTGAATAGGacttaattgaatattttagcCGGTTTAAGGGGGTTGTATGAAGCTTTTTTTACTTAGAGGattcaattgcactatccgttcaacttagggggccaatttgaccctttttccttttaaaatatTGGCaaatattttaggaataaattgAATGAAGAATTAAAATCGCATTTACCTGGTGCCATATAGCCTAGTGTTGCAAGAGTTTCGGTATGCTTGAAGCTCTCCTCCTTAGTTAACAACTTTGTCACACTAAAATCACACACATGGGCTACCATTTCTTCATCTAATAGCACATTTGCAGGCTTTAAATCACAATGAACCACCGGCATTGTGTAACCATTATGAAGATAGTCCAAACCACATGCAACATCAATCATTATATTCAACCTCTGAACCATATCCAAGAAGTTTCTTTGTGAATGTAGCCATTGGTCAAGGCTTTCATTTAGCATGTACTCAAGGACCAAGGCCTTAAACTCTTCAGCAAAACATCCTGTAATAACCTTAGTGAGATTTCGATGGCGTAAATTCTTTAGCACTTCAATCTCAACATTAAAACTGTCAAGTGCATCTTCTGATTGATTAAATACCTTCACTGCTATAAGCATCCCGTCATCCAAAGTCCCTTTATACACAGAGCTAAAACTCCCTGAACCAATGAGATTGTTTTGGCTAAAGCAAGAAGTAGCCCTTAAAAGCTCATTATAAGAAATCCTTAATTTATCCCATGGAAAGCCAATATCTATCATACTTGGGACTCTAAATTTCCTTTTTCGCTTTGTAAGGACAAATGCAATAATTACAAAAGTAATTACCAATGAAGCTCCAAGGACTGCAAGAGTAATAAGGAGTTTTATTTTAAGCCTCGAATGGTGGGTAGAATGACAAAATGGTACGTGAAACCTAGGATTTCCACATAACTCCTTGTTAAACATGAATGATGCACTCGAGAAGTTTTTGAAACAACCGGCTGATGGAATTTCACCACTCAATTCATTGAATGATACATTGAAGTATTTAAGATATGAAAGTCTTTCCAAAGATACAGGAATTGAACCAGAGAGTTTGTTTAGTGATAAATCTAAGGATTCCAAAGAAACAATTTGACTTATTTGCTCTGGAATAGATCCTTCTAGTTTATTCCCTTCAAGGGAAAGAGAAATCAAATTTTGCAATTGCCCAATAGTGGCGGGGATATTTCCTGATATTTGATTGTGGGACATGTTTAGAAGTGAGAGTGTCTTCAAACCTTCAATACCATTGGTTATAAATCCATCTAAAAAATTTGAACTCAAATCAAGCTCTAACAAGTCTTTGAGATGCCACAAACTTAAAGGTATTCTAGAAGTCAAACGGTTTGAATCTAAATACATTTTTCTTAGAGAAGTGGTATTACCAAAGCATTTCAACAAATTCCCGCACAGCTGATTGTTACTCAACTGTAAATCATACAGATAGTGAAGATCACAAAGGCTATTAGGAATGGAACCACTGAGTTTGTTATTACTGAGATCCAATTCTTGGAGCTTACTAACCCCTCTTAGCATTGGTGGAATAAACCCGACCAAATTATTGCTATCCAGATCCAAGGCAATCAAGCTGCTTAAGTTTCCAAGTTCATTTGGTATGATTCCCTTTAACCCACATCTCAACATAGTCAGAACTTGAAGGTATGAAGAAAGATTCCCAATTGATGACGGAAGGATAGCATCTAGAGGGTTTTCATCTAAGTATACGTACTCCAAGTAATTACAATTTACCAAAGAGTTGATAATACTTAACTCTAGAGATGCAACATCATTTATGAGCATGTTTAAACTTAAATTTAGAGTTGTTAAGAGCCTTAGATTACCAAGAGATGCAGGTAATGTGCCGCTGAAATGGTTTGCGCCAAGATctaaaataataagttttgaACAATTTGAGATAGAGTCTGGTATCACTCCATTGAGATAATTTTCATCAAGATAGAGTCCTTCTAAGTTCAATAGAGCATGCCCCATGCTTGAAGGAACTACCCCCACAAGGTTATTGTAtgcaaatgaaattatttttaaagaagaaaTGTTGAAGACTTCCTTAGGTATGGACCCACTTAAGTTAGCGAATTGTACGGATACTTCCTCCAACATATGAAGTTTTCCCAACTCTTTTGGAATTACACCTGCCAGTCAGCCAaccaaaaccttatttttttcATGAACTCATCAATACAACAAGTGTGTGCACAATATACGTGTAAATGAGGTGTTTCCTATTAAGTTCTTCAATGACATTAAAATATGTGAAAATAAGTTCTGCATGCAAATTTGAAAAGTAATATATGGatattattaccatattacattttaattaattaactttaatatattttttagagttaattccagcaatggtcctccgactatgttgattttccaaaattggtacttgtcttttaatttggacgaaaaagacacttgactattGAATTTGTTCCGACATTAGTCCTTCCGTTTGTCTACAGTTAACTAAGCGTTATGTTAAGGGG from Ipomoea triloba cultivar NCNSP0323 chromosome 6, ASM357664v1 includes:
- the LOC116022284 gene encoding probable LRR receptor-like serine/threonine-protein kinase At3g47570, which gives rise to MEITRHYFCLSIFFLHSLMVCSTINAHTNITTDKHALLSLKSKISFDPHSVLANNWSVNSMTPCTWIGVTCNSRHNRVAALDLSNMGLVGELTPDLGNLSFLVSLNLSQNNFHNSFPRELSQLRRLKILQCSINDFSGNIPSLIGLLSNLRFLYLGNNDISGFLPMSLFNLSKLEVLHLGVNSVEGSIPREIGNLPQLKWLNLSHNHLSGSFPLGILNLSKLETLSLSANSLFGELPFNLGNHLPKLQTLNMSSNKFNGQIPSSLSECSLLQTISLPYNNFSGPIPREFENLTKLESLNLRSNQLTGAIPSEIGALSYLGELLLSNNKLHGALPKEIGNLTALKMLFFDANNLEGVIPKELGKLHMLEEVSVQFANLSGSIPKEVFNISSLKIISFAYNNLVGVVPSSMGHALLNLEGLYLDENYLNGVIPDSISNCSKLIILDLGANHFSGTLPASLGNLRLLTTLNLSLNMLINDVASLELSIINSLVNCNYLEYVYLDENPLDAILPSSIGNLSSYLQVLTMLRCGLKGIIPNELGNLSSLIALDLDSNNLVGFIPPMLRGVSKLQELDLSNNKLSGSIPNSLCDLHYLYDLQLSNNQLCGNLLKCFGNTTSLRKMYLDSNRLTSRIPLSLWHLKDLLELDLSSNFLDGFITNGIEGLKTLSLLNMSHNQISGNIPATIGQLQNLISLSLEGNKLEGSIPEQISQIVSLESLDLSLNKLSGSIPVSLERLSYLKYFNVSFNELSGEIPSAGCFKNFSSASFMFNKELCGNPRFHVPFCHSTHHSRLKIKLLITLAVLGASLVITFVIIAFVLTKRKRKFRVPSMIDIGFPWDKLRISYNELLRATSCFSQNNLIGSGSFSSVYKGTLDDGMLIAVKVFNQSEDALDSFNVEIEVLKNLRHRNLTKVITGCFAEEFKALVLEYMLNESLDQWLHSQRNFLDMVQRLNIMIDVACGLDYLHNGYTMPVVHCDLKPANVLLDEEMVAHVCDFSVTKLLTKEESFKHTETLATLGYMAPEYGSTGMISTQCDIYSFGIVLMETFSARRPSDETFGEDMNLKSWINDSLPHHVLQVVDPNLLKAEDEDFNAKLQCISSILELALHCAVESPQERLNAEDVGVRMNKIKLQFLRSVGT